The Gopherus flavomarginatus isolate rGopFla2 chromosome 4, rGopFla2.mat.asm, whole genome shotgun sequence genomic interval TCTTCTCTGATTTGTATGAGGGTGATCAATTAAGATGAATGTGTGTCCTGGTCTATTCCCGCCAATGCAGAATTGTTCTAAAAATATGATTAAAATACTCTGAACAGTCTCACTTTAAGTTACATTAGGGTGCCCATCATTttctttgtttacatttaagaaATGTTTCCCATATGTTTAGTCTAAATTGCTTTTAGTTCCATGACACAACACCTGATCATACTAAAGAGGGAATCCGTGTAATATGTCCAACATACACATTCTTTTTCACTCCAGGATGCATGGCTGCAGACTAAAATGAATAAGCATAAACGGATTTGGCAAGCATGGAGGCAGAAACACTTGGATTTTTACTACTATTAAAATTCTGAATCACTTTACAAATACAGCTAATTTGATTGTGTTTATTACCTTACAGAAGCCAGGCAGTTATTTCAAGTAAGCAGCCTAGATTttactttaatcattcttctctctgtctctgctgGACTGCTTTCTCCCAGGGGAGCTAAGAGCAATCACTGGAGAAGAACTAAATATGTTTGAAGGTGGCTGTGTGGACGCTTTAGCTGGAGACTCCCCTGGGATCTTTTGACATGTCTCTACCACAGAGTTTCTCACTGTATCATTCATTTCAATTACTTCAAAGTCTGCTTCATTCCATTCTCCTGCATCCTCTTCATCTTCCTCATCTTCATTAAGTTCAAAGTTGGACAACAAAGCTTTCTGGTCCTCGCTCCCACCACCATCTTTTAACTTACTCTCACTGGGAGAAGTGGCTAATTTATACATCACAGGAAATAGTACTGCTGTCATTACAGATGTTCCCAATGCAGCATACATCATCACAGGGACATTGTGAAGTTTTCCTTCAAGAAACCCAACCATTGCTGGAATGCACATCTCCCCCAAGGCAGCACCAACTACGAAGAGAGAAGCAGACTTTCCTTGTATGGTGGTGTACTGTTCAATCCAGGAAATGCCACTGGGAAAGACGGTAGCCATTGACGCACCATAGACTGCTGTCCCAATCCAGAGCGAAATTGGATGCTTACTCAACAGTGCCAGGAACAGAGAAGAGACAGTGGAACCTATGACACTCAGCAGAATCATAGTACCAGGGTATAAACAGGTAGCAAAACAGATTGCCAGTCCTCTGCAAGCTGCAAATGCTCCCCAAAAAAGGGAGTTCAAACTAGCTGCTTCACTTTCTTTCATGTCTGCATAAACCTCTGCATAATTGAAAATGTAAGAGCCATAGGTGACCTCTGCTCCTACATagcaaaagaagaaaaggaaaaggagaatGAGAAGGGCATAGTGGTATTTGGCAATTTGACATTTCTGCAGAGAAGATTTTGCTTTATCTCGTGCTAAGCCGGTCCTTGAATAcagaacaacaaacaacaaagaaACTATCAAAATATAGGTCCCTATGACAATGTAGGACCACATAAAGCTCACATTAGAATGCAGTTTCAGTGCTGATCCAAACAGTGCATTAGGTATATCACTCGGAACAGAGTCGTTTGTCTTTTCATCTTCTGTTTGGACGTTAGGAGATATGAAGTTGCTCAATGCCATTTTTGTCAGGATAGGGGCCACAACAGCACCCAGTGCAAAACTGAAGTGTAAGGCCTGCATATGTGGCCCAGCCTCTGCTCCCCATATATTCAATGCAAGGACATTTCCACCTGCAGATTAAAGAAATGAGGATCCATTTATTTAATATGGAAACTTAAGACACAGTATGGTTTCTTCCCAATCAGTTATTTAGTTAATATTTATCTAGTCAATCTGTCAGAACAATCTATAGTGGAAGCAGATTACTTTATTTGGAagcagattatattattttattacttcaTACAGTGGAagcagattatattattttataataTCTGGAATCAAAGGTCATTACCTTTTTCAGGGCATGAAATGTGCAAACTGCAAGTCTAGCTAGAGTAAAGCTCTGCTTATAAAAATTAAGCAGTAGAAGGTTCCACTGCACATGCTgggtttttttacctttttatcTCAAGAACAAGAACTAGCTCATTTCAAACAGTGTTACATTTGGCACTATTATGGCATTCCAGATAAAGCTCAGGATCTTCTTTGACAGACTGTTTGTGACACAGTCCTAGGCTCTCTTCTCAGCACATAGCATCAAATTTGCATTATAGATGCTCACTCACTCAGTTACACAAATGAGTAGAATAAGTAGTTAATTGAGAAATACTTGGCAATTTTTCTGTGCCATCCCACATACAGTCAGGGATATACCAGCAGATTCATTTTAGAGATTATTCCAGTCTGACATTTACCTCGCCATTTGCATcacaatcaggaaaaaaatctgaTCTTACTGTCTTCAGAATGGATGATGTTACTGTAGTAACAGCGAGAGAGAGTAACTTTAACAGCAAGTGACAATGGATATGAACACAAATTTAGTTTAGCACACATATACCATGCATGCtagaaaacaaaaacatacaTTTTCCTTCTCCTTCACTAAGCGAAATATAACTATTTTAGCAGGCCCTGTGCCTATACTGACAACACAACATGCTTGCCACATAAACTGGAAGTCCTACTGATAAACATAAACTCACCTACTGTGGATCTCTAGCACCTCATTAGTGCTAACAATTCTCTCGGATAGATACAAGAGGAGCTGACAAACTCCCAATGACTCATTCAATCCACAGGACTTCCTGCAGCAGGGAAGAGGATCTGTTCACTTACCTGTGTCTAGAACACCCACGGAAGTCCCAATGACTGACATCAGGGCAGTTAACAATAGCGCTCTCTTACACCATGGTATGGCATAAAGACCAACTGCTGTTCCCAGCATGGTTAACCCTATAAAGGTAATCCAAAATCCATACTGAAGCTCCAGTTTTCAGCATGACTTATACAGAGATCCAAAACAGTTAATTTATTATAATTAAATCTGTTTTTTATGATAGACTGCTTGAATTTCAAGCAGTCAGGTTAGACTGAATTAGTGTTCATGAGAGCTGGTTGAAAAGACTTAGACGGaaccattttttcttcagaaATTGCCTGTTAAAATCAAAATACTTCACAAAATCAAGCCAAATTTGAGCAAAATTTActttttgagaaacactgaaaaaaagttCTGATAATGTAAAATGGGATATTTTGAGATTTTTGGAACAAaagatttcagtttttcattttgaagtgactgtttaaaaaaatattttgcattactAGATAGTAAtataaaatgaaaaccaaaatgaaacattctggTTCTGTCAAACCAAGACATTTTGATCACAAAGCACAGCTCATTTTAGATTGGAAGATTTCAAAAATTTTGAGTTTCATTTCAATTCAaaacaaagtcaaaattttcaaaagtcaaATTCTTCACAAAACTGAAATGTCATCCTCTGACCAGCTCTGGTGATCACACTAGGAAGTCCTCAACTGAACTATTTTCTCCAATTACTCTCAATGCACAAGTTTAGCTTCCATTAACATTAGTAAGTTATATGTCCACATCATAAATGGTCGTCTAATTCATTGTACAGTTTCAAAAAGAATAAGCGCCGTTAACAGAATATATTAAATTTAAACTTAGTCAACCTATGAGATGTGATCTTTTCTCCATTGCTTATCCAACTGAAAATTGAAAGCATGCAAATTATTTCTCAAATTGACAACAACAGTACATGAAAAATTAAGGCTAAACCTAGGAAACAGTTCTACAGATAACTGTGTTTAGAGCTTGCCGTCAGTTCACCTAACTTTTGAGTATAATAAGCATGAAAGATTTTGCTTTATTAGTTCAGGAAACTCTGTTTCAGGTTTCAGATAAATTTGTCTTCAGATTACTTGCCTCATGTCTGACAGATACATTAGAATCAATGAGAAGCAGAAGATTGGTCTAGATTTTATTCATAAATTTTATGCATGTCAGGGTTTAATGGAACAGACTAACAATTTTAGCGGGTGCAGTGTATTTTAACAGAGGTTGAGTTTGCAACATCTTTTCTTTGTAAAGCTGTAACTCAATTGTGTGAAATGGTATCACTGACAGCAATACAGGTGATCAGATGTGAGTCTCAGCTGAGCTTCTCTCATTTTTCTCATGTAACCTGTGATGTGGCCGTTATcaaatttaatttgttttatataaatattcTCAGAACCAGCCATTTgatagagaaaaataaaaatccaactCTGCTTCTTTTTATTTGAGCAAAAGGCAATCTTTTATTCAGTTCTGAGAGAGAGATAGATATGGTCTTTTGCAATAAAAGGAGACAGGAATGAAACTGACAAATAGAAACAAAACGTCATAGTTTTTAATTACATCACTCCTGCAGCAgtgtacaatttttttaaaggagtatGACAATGCTAGTGATAGCATACATGCAACTTTCATTGTGCAAGACTACGGTGTAAAGACCAAAAGGATACTTGCATGACATACCAAGGTAAAGGAGGTGAAAACTGGCTTaagatattttttaaacacaACTTTCACAATTTGTTACTATACCAACCCCTCTGGAAATAGTGCAGGTTATGACACTTAATAACGATATCAGAGATTCATCTAGCTATACATTTGTCACataaaaaaagaattattttgaGTACACTTACCCAAGAGGAGATGAGGGTTCATGCAGTCAAAGATAATCCCTCCAATCACTGAACCACCAAGGTACCCCAGAGAACGACCCATGAAAATGTAGTAAATATCACTGACATTTTTATTCACATTTGCAGCCAAATCTTGAAATGTAGGTCCCAGGACAGCAATGCTCATACCCTGAAAAACAGTGGGGatattttgtttgttcattttagaGAGCAGAAGGTTAACAAAATAAACTCTCACCAGCAGCAAGAAATTATATAGTTCATATTATGTTACTAAGACTTTGTCTGCAAACAAAAACAGTATCATTTTAAT includes:
- the MFSD4B gene encoding sodium-dependent glucose transporter 1, with product MAGAGRKKQVRFARPEAEDTRRGGEGPAAEQSLLPESAPRPEVIVAGGGRSRAGEGATLLLRWCISGVLCSAFLGLGMSIAVLGPTFQDLAANVNKNVSDIYYIFMGRSLGYLGGSVIGGIIFDCMNPHLLLGLTMLGTAVGLYAIPWCKRALLLTALMSVIGTSVGVLDTGGNVLALNIWGAEAGPHMQALHFSFALGAVVAPILTKMALSNFISPNVQTEDEKTNDSVPSDIPNALFGSALKLHSNVSFMWSYIVIGTYILIVSLLFVVLYSRTGLARDKAKSSLQKCQIAKYHYALLILLFLFFFCYVGAEVTYGSYIFNYAEVYADMKESEAASLNSLFWGAFAACRGLAICFATCLYPGTMILLSVIGSTVSSLFLALLSKHPISLWIGTAVYGASMATVFPSGISWIEQYTTIQGKSASLFVVGAALGEMCIPAMVGFLEGKLHNVPVMMYAALGTSVMTAVLFPVMYKLATSPSESKLKDGGGSEDQKALLSNFELNEDEEDEEDAGEWNEADFEVIEMNDTVRNSVVETCQKIPGESPAKASTQPPSNIFSSSPVIALSSPGRKQSSRDREKND